From the genome of Hymenobacter sp. PAMC 26628, one region includes:
- the efp gene encoding elongation factor P: MASTADFRNGLVLNYNGELHVITEFQHVKPGKGPAFVRTKMRNIKTGRVIDNTFNAGVKVETARVEQRPHQYLFKDDYGYTFMDTDTFEQIVLPEAMLPFADLMKEGQAVTILMHAETEQPLTAELPTTVELMVTYTEPGLRGDTATNTLKPAIMETGARVQVPLFIDQDTKIRVDTRTYSYVERVK, encoded by the coding sequence ATGGCCAGTACCGCCGATTTTCGCAACGGGCTCGTGCTCAACTACAACGGGGAGTTGCACGTCATCACCGAATTCCAGCACGTCAAGCCCGGCAAGGGCCCCGCGTTTGTGCGCACCAAAATGCGCAACATCAAAACCGGCCGCGTGATTGACAACACCTTCAACGCCGGCGTGAAAGTGGAAACGGCCCGCGTGGAGCAGCGCCCGCACCAGTACTTGTTCAAGGACGATTACGGCTACACGTTCATGGACACCGATACCTTCGAGCAGATTGTGCTGCCCGAGGCCATGCTGCCCTTCGCCGACCTAATGAAGGAAGGCCAGGCCGTGACCATCCTCATGCACGCCGAAACCGAGCAGCCGCTCACCGCTGAGCTGCCCACCACCGTGGAGCTGATGGTGACCTACACCGAGCCCGGCCTACGCGGCGACACGGCCACCAACACGCTCAAGCCCGCCATTATGGAAACCGGCGCCCGGGTGCAGGTGCCGCTGTTCATTGACCAGGACACTAAAATTCGGGTCGATACCCGCACCTATTCCTATGTCGAAAGAGTCAAGTAA
- a CDS encoding YceD family protein, whose amino-acid sequence MKKESQYDLNLVKLGPKTVRFDYELGPDFFALFETPLVEQGQLHAEVDATRTERLLTLNFHITGTVGLACDRSLDEYDQPLDIEETLLVRFGDENKELDDNVLQITPDTQVLPLAQHLYDYIGLALPMKRLHPRFQNEPDEYPDAPTKHIFSTSRDQDDSDDDEPADPRWAALRNLN is encoded by the coding sequence GTGAAAAAAGAAAGCCAATACGACTTGAATCTGGTGAAGCTGGGCCCCAAAACGGTTCGCTTTGACTACGAGCTGGGGCCCGATTTCTTCGCCCTCTTCGAAACCCCGCTCGTGGAGCAGGGCCAGCTGCACGCCGAAGTAGATGCTACGCGCACCGAGCGCCTGCTCACGCTCAACTTCCACATCACGGGCACCGTGGGACTGGCCTGCGACCGCAGCCTCGACGAGTACGACCAGCCGCTGGACATCGAAGAGACGCTGCTGGTGCGCTTCGGCGACGAAAACAAAGAGCTGGACGACAACGTGTTGCAGATTACGCCCGACACCCAGGTGTTGCCCCTTGCCCAGCACCTCTACGACTACATTGGCCTGGCGCTGCCCATGAAACGGCTGCACCCGCGCTTCCAAAACGAGCCCGACGAATACCCCGACGCGCCCACCAAACACATTTTTTCGACCAGCCGCGACCAGGACGATTCTGATGACGACGAGCCGGCCGACCCGCGCTGGGCCGCCCTCCGCAACTTAAACTAA
- the accB gene encoding acetyl-CoA carboxylase biotin carboxyl carrier protein produces MKAKELQELLDFIAKSGLNKVNIETDEFKISVQRDPSTKQVVSVAAPAPAAAPAPAPAPAAAVAPAAGAPAAAPAAQAASQIALKAPMIGTFYRSNGPDSPAFVQVGDMVEKGQVICIIEAMKLFNEIEAEQSGRIVKALVENATPVEYDQPLFLIE; encoded by the coding sequence ATGAAAGCCAAAGAACTACAGGAACTGCTCGATTTCATCGCCAAGTCAGGCCTGAACAAAGTGAACATCGAAACCGACGAATTCAAGATTTCGGTGCAGCGTGACCCCAGCACCAAACAGGTGGTTAGCGTGGCCGCCCCAGCCCCCGCGGCCGCCCCGGCTCCGGCTCCGGCTCCGGCTGCTGCCGTGGCCCCCGCCGCTGGGGCCCCAGCGGCGGCACCAGCGGCCCAGGCCGCCAGCCAAATCGCCCTGAAAGCCCCCATGATCGGCACGTTCTACCGCAGCAACGGGCCCGATTCGCCGGCCTTCGTACAAGTGGGCGACATGGTAGAAAAAGGCCAGGTGATTTGCATCATCGAAGCCATGAAGCTGTTCAACGAGATTGAAGCCGAACAGAGCGGCCGCATCGTGAAGGCGCTGGTGGAAAACGCCACCCCGGTGGAGTACGACCAGCCGCTGTTTCTGATTGAGTAG
- a CDS encoding beta-ketoacyl-ACP synthase III, whose translation MKITAAITGIGSYVPDYVLTNQELEKMVDTTDEWITSRTGIKERRILKGEDQGTSVLGTKAVQQLLEKTGTRPDEIELLICATTTPDVLFPATANIISNAVGITKAFSYDMNAACSSFLFALATGAQFIQAGTYKKVVVVGADKMSSIVDYTDRANCILFGDGAGAVLLEPNTEGYGLLDQVLRTDGSGEAYLHQKAGGSRRPPTHETVERREHYIYQEGATVFKFAVKSMADVAAQVMERNHLGNDDVAWLVPHQANKRIIDATAHRMGVGPEKVMLNIQRYGNTTNGTIPLCLADYESQLRRGDNLILAAFGGGFTWGSVYLKWAYDYKAVS comes from the coding sequence ATGAAGATTACCGCTGCCATTACCGGGATAGGTTCCTACGTACCCGATTACGTGTTAACTAACCAGGAACTCGAAAAAATGGTGGACACCACCGACGAGTGGATTACCTCGCGTACGGGCATTAAGGAGCGACGCATTTTGAAGGGCGAGGACCAGGGCACCTCGGTGCTGGGGACCAAGGCGGTGCAGCAACTGCTGGAAAAAACTGGTACCCGCCCCGACGAAATAGAGCTGCTGATTTGCGCCACCACCACGCCCGACGTGCTGTTCCCGGCCACGGCCAACATCATTTCCAACGCGGTGGGCATCACCAAGGCCTTCAGCTACGACATGAACGCGGCCTGCTCTAGTTTTTTGTTCGCGCTGGCCACCGGGGCCCAGTTCATCCAAGCCGGTACTTACAAGAAAGTGGTTGTGGTGGGCGCCGACAAGATGTCGTCCATTGTCGACTACACCGACCGCGCCAACTGCATCTTGTTTGGCGACGGGGCCGGGGCTGTGCTGCTTGAACCCAACACCGAGGGCTACGGCCTGCTCGACCAAGTGCTGCGCACCGATGGCAGCGGCGAGGCCTACCTGCATCAGAAAGCGGGCGGCAGCCGCCGCCCGCCCACGCACGAAACCGTGGAGCGGCGCGAGCACTACATTTACCAGGAAGGGGCCACCGTGTTCAAGTTTGCCGTGAAAAGCATGGCCGACGTAGCCGCCCAGGTGATGGAGCGCAACCACCTCGGCAACGACGACGTGGCCTGGCTGGTGCCCCACCAAGCCAACAAACGCATCATCGACGCCACGGCCCACCGCATGGGCGTAGGCCCCGAGAAGGTGATGCTCAATATCCAGCGCTATGGCAACACCACCAACGGCACCATTCCGCTGTGCCTGGCTGACTACGAAAGCCAGCTGCGCCGCGGCGACAACCTCATCCTGGCCGCTTTTGGCGGGGGCTTCACCTGGGGCTCAGTGTACCTGAAGTGGGCCTATGATTATAAAGCGGTTAGCTAA
- the plsX gene encoding phosphate acyltransferase PlsX has translation MKIALDAMGGDFAPQAAVAGALLAAERLAGKATIVLIGQEDAVRHLLPTTGFAPDAFEFVPASQVIEMGEHPTKAYQQKQDSSIAVGYRLLHSGEVEAFCSAGSTGAMLVGAMFTVKTVPGVLRPAIANFVPKLNGEFGILLDVGANAECKPEMLEQFGELGSLYAQYVLGVAHPRVGLMNLGEEEGKGTALTQAAHQLLKINPHINFVGNLEGRDLFNDKAHVVVCDGFTGNILLKMAESVYEILAEKNMHDPFFDRFNYEAIGGSPILGVNDNAIIGHGLSTPTAIGNMLVQGYNMAASGIVDQIKATFKS, from the coding sequence ATGAAAATTGCCCTGGACGCCATGGGCGGCGATTTCGCCCCCCAGGCTGCCGTCGCGGGGGCGCTGCTGGCCGCCGAACGGCTCGCCGGCAAAGCCACCATCGTTCTAATTGGCCAGGAAGACGCGGTGCGGCACTTGCTGCCCACCACCGGTTTCGCGCCGGACGCGTTCGAATTCGTGCCCGCCTCGCAGGTCATCGAGATGGGCGAGCACCCCACCAAGGCCTACCAGCAAAAGCAGGATTCCAGCATTGCCGTGGGCTACCGCCTGCTGCACAGCGGCGAAGTCGAAGCGTTTTGCTCGGCCGGTAGCACGGGGGCCATGCTCGTGGGCGCTATGTTCACGGTGAAAACAGTGCCGGGTGTGTTGCGGCCGGCCATCGCCAACTTCGTTCCCAAGCTCAACGGCGAGTTTGGCATCCTGCTCGACGTGGGGGCCAACGCCGAGTGCAAGCCCGAAATGCTGGAGCAGTTTGGCGAGCTTGGCTCGCTTTACGCCCAGTACGTACTGGGCGTTGCCCACCCCCGGGTGGGCCTGATGAACCTCGGCGAGGAAGAAGGCAAGGGTACGGCCCTCACCCAAGCAGCTCACCAGCTACTGAAAATAAACCCCCACATCAATTTTGTGGGCAACCTCGAAGGCCGTGACCTGTTCAACGACAAGGCTCACGTAGTAGTCTGCGACGGTTTTACAGGCAATATCCTCCTGAAAATGGCCGAGTCGGTGTATGAAATCCTAGCCGAGAAAAACATGCACGACCCGTTCTTCGACCGCTTTAATTACGAGGCCATTGGGGGCTCGCCCATCTTGGGCGTCAACGACAACGCCATCATCGGCCACGGGCTCAGTACGCCCACGGCTATCGGCAACATGCTGGTGCAGGGCTACAACATGGCCGCCTCCGGTATTGTCGACCAAATTAAAGCTACTTTTAAATCCTGA
- the rpmF gene encoding 50S ribosomal protein L32 — MAHPKRRTSSSVRDKRRSHHKLTPKAVTLCSNTGELHLRHKAYVVDGDLYLHGKVAIKNFSKVAAAAAPDTDEE; from the coding sequence ATGGCCCATCCTAAGCGCCGCACCTCCTCTTCCGTTCGCGACAAACGCCGCAGCCACCACAAACTGACCCCTAAGGCCGTGACCCTGTGCTCAAACACCGGCGAGCTGCACCTGCGCCACAAGGCCTACGTGGTGGACGGCGACCTGTACCTGCACGGCAAAGTAGCCATCAAGAACTTCAGCAAAGTGGCCGCCGCGGCCGCGCCCGATACCGACGAGGAATAG
- the accC gene encoding acetyl-CoA carboxylase biotin carboxylase subunit has product MFKKILIANRGEIALRIIRTCKEMGIKTVAVYSTADKESLHVKFADEAVCIGPPASALSYLSMPNLIAAAEITNADAIHPGYGFLSENAEFSRICQENGIKFIGATPEMINQMGDKATAKATMIKAGVPCIPGSVGLLDSVEQGKKIAAKIKYPVILKATAGGGGRGMRIIHGDDEFQKAWDDARTESKAAFGNDGMYLEKYVVEPHHIEVQLVGDQFGHVCHLSERDCSIQRRHQKLVEEAPSPFMTNDLRERMGAAAIAGASAIGYEGVGTIEFLVDKNRDFYFMEMNTRIQVEHPVTEEIINYDLIKEQIKVAAGIPISGKNYYPKMHAMECRINAEDSRNGFRPAPGRITTLHIPGGHGVRVDTHVYAGYQIPPNYDSMIAKLITVAQTREECIVKMKRALSEFVVEGVKTTIPFHLALMDNEQFKEGYFTTAFLETFDFSVV; this is encoded by the coding sequence ATGTTCAAGAAAATCCTCATTGCCAACCGGGGCGAAATTGCCTTGCGCATCATCCGCACCTGCAAGGAAATGGGCATCAAAACGGTGGCCGTGTACTCGACCGCTGACAAGGAAAGCCTGCACGTGAAGTTTGCCGACGAGGCGGTGTGCATTGGGCCCCCGGCCTCGGCACTCTCGTACTTGAGCATGCCAAACTTGATTGCGGCAGCCGAAATCACCAACGCCGACGCTATTCACCCGGGCTACGGCTTTTTGAGTGAAAACGCGGAATTCTCGCGCATTTGCCAGGAAAACGGCATCAAGTTCATCGGGGCCACGCCCGAGATGATCAACCAGATGGGCGACAAGGCCACGGCCAAGGCCACGATGATCAAGGCCGGCGTGCCGTGCATTCCGGGCTCGGTGGGCCTGCTCGACTCGGTGGAGCAGGGCAAGAAAATCGCGGCCAAAATCAAGTACCCCGTCATCCTCAAGGCCACGGCCGGCGGCGGCGGGCGCGGCATGCGCATCATCCACGGCGACGACGAGTTTCAGAAAGCCTGGGACGACGCCCGCACCGAGTCGAAGGCCGCGTTTGGCAACGACGGCATGTACCTGGAGAAGTACGTGGTGGAGCCCCACCACATCGAGGTGCAGCTCGTGGGCGACCAGTTCGGCCACGTGTGCCACCTCTCGGAGCGCGACTGCTCCATCCAGCGCCGCCACCAGAAGTTGGTGGAGGAGGCCCCCTCCCCGTTCATGACCAACGATTTGCGCGAGCGGATGGGCGCGGCGGCCATCGCCGGGGCCTCGGCCATCGGCTACGAGGGCGTGGGCACAATTGAGTTCCTGGTGGACAAAAACCGGGATTTCTACTTCATGGAGATGAACACCCGCATCCAGGTGGAGCACCCGGTGACGGAGGAAATCATCAACTACGACCTCATCAAAGAACAAATCAAGGTGGCGGCGGGCATCCCGATTTCGGGCAAAAACTATTACCCCAAGATGCACGCCATGGAGTGCCGCATCAATGCCGAGGACTCGCGCAACGGCTTCCGGCCGGCCCCGGGCCGCATCACCACGCTGCACATCCCCGGCGGACACGGCGTGCGCGTGGACACGCACGTGTACGCCGGCTACCAAATTCCGCCCAACTACGACTCGATGATTGCCAAGCTCATCACCGTGGCCCAAACCCGCGAGGAGTGCATCGTGAAGATGAAGCGGGCCCTGAGCGAATTTGTGGTGGAAGGCGTGAAAACGACCATCCCCTTCCACCTCGCCCTGATGGACAACGAGCAGTTCAAGGAAGGTTATTTCACCACGGCTTTTTTAGAGACGTTTGATTTCTCGGTGGTGTAA